A single window of Selenomonas sputigena DNA harbors:
- a CDS encoding virulence protein yields MKIHYSITKEQRKKLVEVVGKALGVTASYCGAPSFSYRVGAFEITRDGCLCFADDADEAEVERVRTALREVGFVAEEDPFEVAMAESEEEATTDDENSLTISLPRSSFTETALKNLDALLASKGKLIQKAFNIEKATYTLTEETIKFAWFHGKIAEDTVRAYTDFISKLCEMAQKQKRAVAKEKAVENEKYAFRCFLLRLGMIGDDYKTSRRILLQNLTGSSAFKCGHRREVASHEVSE; encoded by the coding sequence ATGAAGATTCATTACAGCATCACGAAAGAGCAGCGGAAGAAGTTGGTCGAAGTAGTCGGCAAGGCGCTCGGCGTGACGGCTTCCTATTGCGGCGCACCATCATTTTCCTACAGGGTGGGAGCGTTCGAAATCACGCGAGACGGATGCCTCTGCTTTGCCGACGATGCGGATGAAGCGGAAGTCGAGCGCGTGCGCACGGCACTTCGAGAGGTGGGCTTTGTCGCGGAGGAAGATCCATTCGAGGTGGCGATGGCAGAATCCGAGGAAGAGGCAACGACCGATGACGAGAACAGCCTCACCATCAGCCTCCCGCGCAGCTCTTTCACGGAAACGGCGCTGAAGAATCTGGACGCGCTCCTTGCCAGCAAAGGGAAGCTGATTCAAAAAGCGTTCAACATTGAGAAGGCGACGTACACGCTGACCGAAGAGACGATCAAATTCGCATGGTTTCATGGGAAGATCGCCGAAGATACGGTACGCGCCTACACGGATTTCATCAGCAAGCTCTGCGAAATGGCGCAGAAGCAGAAACGCGCCGTGGCAAAAGAGAAGGCCGTGGAGAACGAGAAGTACGCCTTCCGCTGCTTCCTCCTGCGCCTTGGCATGATCGGCGATGATTACAAGACGAGCCGCAGGATTTTGCTGCAGAACCTCACAGGCAGCAGTGCCTTCAAATGTGGGCATCGAAGGGAGGTGGCAAGCCATGAAGTTTCCGAGTAG
- a CDS encoding terminase large subunit has product MRKLTDYKPTKFMAKSSKYDKAAADYAVGFIECLCHTKGTWAGKPFELIDWQERIIRDLFGILKPNGYRQFNTAYVEIPKKQGKSELAAAVALLLCCGDGEERAEVYGCAADRQQASIVFEVAADMVRMCPALGKRVKLLASQKRMVYLPTNSFYQVLSAEAYSKHGFNIHGVVFDELHTQPNRKLFDVMTKGSGDARMQPLYFLITTAGTDTQSICYETHQKAKDILEGRKIDPTFYPVIYGAKEDEDWTDPEVWKRSNPSLGITVGIDKVQAACDSARQNPAEENSFRQLRLNQWVKQSVRWMPMDKWDACAMPVDAEALKGRVCYGGLDLSSTTDVTAFVLVFPPTDEDESFAVLPYFWIPEENIDLRVRRDHVPYDVWQKQGFLQTTEGNVVHYGFIEKFIEKLGEKYNIREIAFDRWGAVQMVQNLEGMGFTVVPFGQGFKDMSPPTKELMKLTLEKKIAHDGHPVLRWMADNIFIRTDPAGNIKADKEKSTERIDGVIALIMALDRAIRCGNDASASVYDERGILVF; this is encoded by the coding sequence CTGCGGAAACTGACGGACTACAAGCCGACAAAGTTCATGGCAAAAAGCTCCAAGTATGACAAAGCCGCTGCGGACTACGCTGTGGGCTTTATCGAGTGTCTGTGCCACACGAAGGGAACATGGGCGGGAAAGCCGTTCGAACTCATCGATTGGCAGGAGCGCATCATCCGCGATCTCTTCGGTATCTTGAAGCCGAACGGCTATCGGCAGTTCAACACGGCGTATGTTGAGATTCCCAAGAAGCAAGGAAAATCAGAGCTTGCAGCCGCCGTTGCACTGCTCCTTTGCTGCGGCGATGGGGAAGAGCGCGCCGAAGTCTATGGCTGCGCCGCCGACCGTCAGCAGGCGAGCATCGTGTTCGAGGTCGCCGCCGATATGGTGCGCATGTGCCCTGCGCTCGGCAAGCGAGTGAAACTCCTCGCCTCACAGAAGCGCATGGTGTATCTGCCGACGAACAGCTTCTATCAGGTGCTTTCGGCGGAGGCCTATTCAAAGCACGGATTCAATATCCACGGTGTCGTGTTCGACGAATTGCACACACAGCCAAATCGCAAGCTCTTTGACGTTATGACGAAAGGCTCCGGCGATGCGCGAATGCAGCCGCTTTACTTCCTTATCACGACGGCAGGAACGGATACGCAGTCTATCTGCTACGAGACGCACCAGAAAGCGAAGGACATTCTCGAAGGGCGAAAGATTGATCCGACCTTCTATCCTGTCATCTATGGAGCGAAGGAGGACGAGGACTGGACAGATCCCGAGGTATGGAAGCGGTCGAATCCGTCGCTCGGCATCACGGTCGGCATCGACAAGGTACAGGCGGCTTGTGACTCTGCACGGCAGAACCCCGCTGAGGAGAACAGTTTCCGTCAGCTTCGCCTGAACCAATGGGTCAAGCAGTCCGTGCGCTGGATGCCGATGGATAAGTGGGATGCGTGCGCTATGCCTGTGGATGCCGAAGCCTTGAAGGGGCGCGTCTGCTACGGCGGTCTTGACCTCTCGTCGACGACGGATGTCACAGCATTCGTGCTTGTATTTCCTCCGACGGATGAAGATGAGTCTTTTGCCGTGCTTCCGTATTTCTGGATTCCCGAGGAGAACATCGACCTGCGTGTGCGGCGCGATCATGTGCCTTACGACGTATGGCAGAAACAAGGCTTCCTGCAGACGACCGAGGGCAATGTCGTGCATTATGGCTTCATCGAAAAGTTTATTGAGAAACTGGGCGAGAAGTACAACATCCGCGAGATCGCCTTCGACCGATGGGGCGCAGTGCAGATGGTGCAGAATCTTGAGGGGATGGGCTTCACCGTCGTCCCTTTCGGGCAGGGATTCAAGGATATGAGTCCGCCGACGAAGGAGTTGATGAAGCTGACGCTGGAAAAGAAAATAGCGCACGACGGGCATCCCGTCCTGCGCTGGATGGCAGACAATATTTTCATCCGCACAGACCCAGCGGGGAACATCAAGGCGGACAAGGAGAAGTCCACCGAGAGAATTGACGGCGTGATCGCGCTGATTATGGCGCTCGACCGTGCGATTCGCTGTGGCAACGATGCATCTGCGTCGGTGTATGATGAGCGAGGAATTTTGGTGTTTTAG
- a CDS encoding DUF554 domain-containing protein, giving the protein MPGIGVAANVIAVVLGGLLGLGCGRFLAERFHQTIMRACALAVIFLGLGGVLSKMLVIDTDGRISFIGIDMMLAALIGGAIIGEILNIEDCMTSFGAWLKRISGSTGDTHFINGFVSASLTICVGAMSVIGAVNDRLLADPSVLFAKSVLDGIVILLLTATLGKGCIFSALSVGIFEGAVFLAAGVIEPFMTNAALHNLSYVGNILIFAVGTNLMTLPYIRVANFLPALVIAVVWGVM; this is encoded by the coding sequence ATGCCCGGAATTGGCGTTGCCGCGAATGTGATTGCTGTTGTGCTTGGCGGCCTCCTTGGACTTGGGTGCGGGCGCTTCCTTGCGGAGCGATTCCACCAGACCATCATGCGAGCCTGTGCGCTCGCCGTGATCTTCCTTGGACTCGGCGGAGTACTCAGCAAAATGCTCGTGATCGACACAGACGGCCGGATTTCCTTCATCGGTATCGACATGATGCTCGCCGCCCTCATCGGCGGAGCGATCATCGGCGAGATCCTCAACATCGAGGATTGCATGACTTCTTTCGGCGCATGGCTGAAACGCATCTCAGGCAGCACGGGCGACACGCATTTCATCAACGGCTTTGTCTCCGCCTCGCTCACTATCTGCGTCGGCGCGATGTCGGTCATCGGTGCAGTGAACGACCGCCTGCTCGCCGATCCCTCTGTCCTCTTTGCGAAAAGCGTCCTCGACGGCATTGTCATCCTCCTGCTCACGGCGACGCTCGGAAAGGGCTGCATCTTCTCCGCGCTCTCCGTCGGCATCTTCGAAGGTGCGGTCTTCCTCGCGGCGGGTGTGATCGAGCCGTTCATGACGAACGCCGCGCTCCATAATCTCAGCTATGTGGGCAACATCCTCATTTTCGCCGTCGGTACGAATCTCATGACCCTCCCCTACATCCGCGTCGCGAACTTCCTCCCCGCACTCGTGATCGCGGTCGTATGGGGCGTAATGTAG
- a CDS encoding DUF4314 domain-containing protein, which produces MKFPSREQIAALRRMYPAGTTVELISMEDAQAPPPRTLGEVQGVDDAGQILVHWQTGSTLNLIPDVDSFRIVRGGSNP; this is translated from the coding sequence ATGAAGTTTCCGAGTAGGGAGCAGATCGCCGCGCTTCGGCGAATGTACCCGGCAGGAACGACGGTGGAGCTTATCTCGATGGAGGACGCGCAAGCCCCGCCGCCTAGAACCTTGGGTGAAGTGCAGGGCGTAGACGACGCGGGGCAGATTCTCGTGCATTGGCAAACAGGCTCCACGCTGAATCTCATCCCGGATGTCGATTCCTTCCGCATCGTGAGAGGAGGAAGCAATCCATGA
- a CDS encoding major tail protein, with protein MPSPTVTAPAANLTSGQFINVEKLHIAKMLTDVPNGAATYEPPISLGKILRKVDIKPKTSQAELFADGQSVDTAANTASYDLTFDTSALPLEYVAYLFGHKIDKGVMTANKDDVPPYFAVMFQSDKRNGKKRFTKFFKVQFVEPSESGNTKEENIKYDTPTISAKAIYRLSDGQSYAKADEEATGFIAETGTKWYESV; from the coding sequence ATGCCAAGTCCAACCGTAACCGCGCCTGCCGCCAATCTCACGAGCGGGCAGTTTATCAATGTGGAAAAGCTTCATATCGCCAAGATGCTGACGGACGTACCGAACGGCGCGGCGACGTATGAACCGCCCATCAGTCTGGGCAAAATTCTGCGAAAAGTGGACATCAAGCCCAAGACGAGCCAGGCAGAACTTTTTGCCGACGGGCAGTCCGTAGATACGGCGGCCAATACCGCCTCGTATGACCTGACCTTCGATACGTCGGCACTCCCCTTGGAATACGTCGCCTATCTTTTCGGGCACAAGATTGACAAGGGTGTCATGACAGCGAACAAGGACGACGTGCCGCCGTATTTCGCCGTCATGTTCCAGTCGGACAAGAGGAACGGCAAGAAGAGGTTCACAAAATTTTTCAAAGTCCAATTTGTCGAGCCTTCGGAATCGGGCAACACGAAGGAAGAGAACATCAAGTACGATACGCCGACCATCTCGGCGAAGGCGATCTATCGCCTGTCGGACGGGCAGTCGTATGCGAAAGCCGACGAGGAGGCGACGGGCTTCATTGCCGAAACCGGAACGAAGTGGTACGAAAGCGTTTGA
- a CDS encoding DUF5049 domain-containing protein, producing MSDVIFRQIMTIRDTGSVNMFDVPAVQRMAFESGFYELVCFIEEHREAYVHFILTGEEPP from the coding sequence ATGAGCGATGTGATTTTTCGCCAGATTATGACCATTCGCGATACCGGGAGCGTGAATATGTTCGACGTTCCTGCCGTCCAGCGCATGGCATTCGAGAGCGGCTTCTACGAACTGGTCTGCTTCATCGAGGAGCATCGAGAAGCGTACGTACACTTCATTCTGACGGGAGAGGAGCCGCCTTGA
- a CDS encoding gamma-glutamylcyclotransferase family protein has protein sequence MRKMKTKMYIAYGSNMDLEQMQHRCPEAELLGTGRLENWRLMFKGSKTGAYATIEREKGQNVPILLWRITKMDEERLDRYEGFPTFYYKRTIQVVKTDADGKPCGTTRGMAYIMHEERKLGIPPMEYFDILHRAYCRFGFDRKILEEAYGYTWEWGRKAKR, from the coding sequence ATGAGGAAGATGAAAACGAAGATGTACATCGCCTACGGCTCCAACATGGACTTGGAGCAGATGCAGCATCGCTGCCCAGAAGCGGAACTTCTGGGAACGGGGCGTTTAGAGAACTGGCGGCTGATGTTCAAGGGAAGCAAAACCGGGGCGTATGCGACCATCGAACGCGAGAAAGGGCAGAACGTGCCGATCCTGCTCTGGCGCATCACGAAGATGGACGAGGAGCGGCTTGACCGCTACGAGGGATTTCCGACGTTCTACTACAAGCGCACGATTCAAGTCGTGAAAACCGATGCCGACGGAAAGCCCTGCGGCACGACGCGCGGCATGGCGTACATCATGCACGAGGAGAGGAAGCTCGGCATTCCCCCCATGGAGTACTTCGACATTCTCCACAGAGCTTACTGTCGCTTCGGCTTCGACAGGAAGATTCTCGAAGAAGCCTACGGATACACATGGGAGTGGGGGCGCAAGGCGAAAAGATGA
- a CDS encoding amidoligase family protein → MKKQTIGVEVEMYGISRRDAAAIAADFFGTGDFKDTARCNGYCTWSAWDDQGREWKFQRDVSIEAASSTEQTELVTPILHYEDIERLQELLRRLRHARAKSNPAHMCGVHIHIGKGSHTAQTLRNLANLMASHESFLIAAMRIDQSRLGRYCRTVNRTFLDRLNKEKPQTMEKLADIWYEGNSAREGREHRYNGSRYHCLNLHATFTKGTIEFRLFQFANPTAERRGGLHAGELKSYIQLCLALSEAAKNLKTASPKEPQRENPKFAMRTWLMRLGFIGWEFATARDILTKNLAGDAAFRFGRSTPSA, encoded by the coding sequence ATGAAGAAGCAGACTATCGGCGTGGAAGTCGAGATGTACGGCATCAGCCGCAGGGACGCAGCGGCAATCGCGGCAGACTTCTTCGGAACGGGAGACTTCAAAGACACGGCAAGGTGCAACGGCTACTGCACTTGGAGCGCATGGGACGACCAGGGACGCGAGTGGAAATTCCAGCGCGACGTCAGCATCGAAGCCGCAAGCAGCACTGAGCAGACCGAACTGGTCACGCCCATCCTGCACTACGAGGACATCGAGCGCCTGCAGGAACTCCTGCGGAGACTGCGCCACGCGAGAGCGAAGAGCAACCCCGCCCACATGTGCGGCGTACACATCCACATCGGCAAGGGCAGCCACACGGCGCAGACACTCAGAAACCTCGCCAACCTGATGGCAAGCCACGAAAGCTTCCTGATCGCCGCCATGCGCATCGACCAGAGCCGACTCGGACGCTACTGCCGCACGGTGAACCGCACCTTCCTCGACCGCCTCAACAAGGAAAAGCCCCAGACGATGGAAAAACTCGCGGACATCTGGTACGAAGGAAACAGCGCAAGAGAGGGCAGAGAGCACCGCTACAACGGATCAAGATACCATTGCCTGAACCTCCACGCGACCTTCACCAAAGGCACCATCGAATTCCGCCTCTTCCAATTCGCGAACCCCACGGCAGAGCGCAGGGGCGGCCTCCACGCAGGCGAACTCAAGAGCTACATCCAGCTTTGCCTTGCCCTTTCCGAAGCGGCGAAAAACCTCAAGACCGCAAGCCCCAAAGAACCGCAGAGGGAAAACCCCAAATTCGCGATGCGAACCTGGCTGATGCGCCTCGGCTTCATCGGCTGGGAATTTGCCACGGCAAGGGATATTCTCACGAAGAACCTTGCAGGCGACGCCGCTTTCCGCTTCGGCAGGAGCACCCCTTCGGCATAA
- a CDS encoding head-tail connector protein, which translates to MLVSLEEIKGYLRIDSDAEDSLLTSFADTAEQLSLAILRAKSWKEVKKQEAARTAILYAVAYLYEHREEADHRKLALTLRALLFGERKESF; encoded by the coding sequence ATGCTTGTATCGCTCGAAGAAATCAAGGGTTATCTGCGCATCGATTCGGATGCCGAAGACAGCCTACTCACCTCCTTTGCCGATACGGCGGAGCAGCTTTCGCTGGCGATTCTGCGTGCCAAGTCGTGGAAGGAAGTCAAGAAGCAGGAAGCGGCACGGACGGCGATTCTCTATGCTGTCGCGTATCTCTACGAGCATCGCGAGGAGGCTGACCATCGGAAGCTCGCACTGACGCTTCGGGCGTTGCTTTTCGGAGAGCGAAAAGAGAGTTTTTGA
- a CDS encoding phage major capsid protein, which translates to MDKILAIREKRVALWEQAKTFLDEHTQEGSLSAEDAKAYEQMESEVLALGKDIERMERQAILDAEMAKPTSVAITNLPGASLGKEQTGRASDAYRATMLKALRTNFRQIENVLQEGTDASGGYLVPEEYDKRLIDVLSEENVLRSLATTITTSGKHKINIAATKPAASWIEEGAPLTFGDATFDQIVLDAHKLHVAVKVTEELLYDNAFKLESYLIEQFGKALGNAEEDAFLNGNGVHKPKGLLATGQTSLTTAAADIKADELLSFVYSLKRPYRKNAAFLVNDQTLASIRKLKDNNGAYLWQPSYQMGEPDRLLGYPVHTSAYMPAAAAGKIALAFGDYAYYNIGDRGTRSLQELKELFAGNGMVAYLMKERVDGKLVLAEAVQLLKIKG; encoded by the coding sequence ATGGATAAGATTTTGGCAATACGTGAAAAGCGTGTGGCTCTCTGGGAGCAGGCAAAGACGTTCTTGGATGAACACACGCAGGAAGGCAGCCTCTCGGCAGAGGATGCCAAAGCATACGAGCAGATGGAAAGCGAGGTTCTCGCGCTCGGCAAGGACATCGAGCGCATGGAGCGGCAGGCGATTCTCGATGCGGAAATGGCAAAACCGACGTCGGTGGCAATCACCAATCTGCCGGGCGCATCTTTGGGCAAAGAGCAGACGGGCAGGGCGAGCGACGCCTACCGTGCCACGATGCTCAAGGCGCTGCGCACGAACTTCAGGCAGATTGAAAATGTGCTGCAGGAAGGTACGGACGCCAGCGGCGGCTATCTCGTACCGGAGGAGTACGACAAGCGCCTTATCGACGTACTCAGCGAGGAGAATGTCCTGCGTTCCCTTGCGACGACGATCACGACGAGCGGCAAGCACAAGATCAACATCGCGGCCACGAAGCCTGCGGCATCTTGGATTGAGGAAGGCGCACCTCTTACCTTTGGCGATGCGACCTTCGACCAGATCGTTCTCGATGCGCACAAACTGCACGTTGCGGTCAAGGTCACGGAAGAGCTGCTCTATGACAATGCCTTCAAACTCGAAAGCTACCTCATCGAGCAGTTCGGCAAGGCGCTCGGCAATGCCGAAGAGGATGCCTTCCTCAATGGCAACGGCGTGCATAAGCCGAAGGGGCTTCTTGCTACGGGGCAGACTTCCCTCACCACGGCGGCAGCCGACATCAAGGCGGACGAGCTTCTTTCCTTCGTCTACAGCCTCAAGCGTCCATACCGCAAGAATGCGGCGTTCCTCGTCAACGACCAGACGCTTGCAAGCATCCGCAAGCTCAAGGACAACAACGGCGCATATCTGTGGCAGCCCTCGTACCAGATGGGCGAACCCGACCGTCTGCTCGGCTATCCCGTCCACACCTCGGCATATATGCCTGCGGCTGCGGCAGGGAAGATCGCACTTGCTTTCGGCGACTACGCCTACTACAACATCGGCGATCGCGGCACGCGCTCTTTGCAGGAACTCAAGGAGCTTTTCGCGGGGAACGGCATGGTGGCGTACCTTATGAAGGAGCGCGTCGACGGCAAGCTTGTTCTGGCAGAAGCCGTGCAGTTGCTGAAAATCAAGGGATAA
- the gpG gene encoding phage tail assembly chaperone G, with the protein METPTITLYGKTYAPKPPKMKVWRKFLAFFDEDKKNLSVEEFLDAEINLILLAFDREEVTKEAIDDNIEIADIVPLTRELFRWIQSLTFQKLVKLPNDEEGKA; encoded by the coding sequence GTGGAAACACCAACCATCACGCTCTATGGCAAAACGTATGCGCCGAAACCGCCCAAGATGAAGGTGTGGCGCAAATTTCTTGCCTTCTTCGACGAGGACAAGAAGAACCTCAGCGTCGAGGAGTTCCTCGATGCGGAAATCAACCTCATCCTGCTCGCCTTTGACCGCGAGGAAGTGACAAAGGAAGCCATCGACGACAACATCGAGATCGCGGACATCGTACCGCTGACACGGGAACTTTTCCGCTGGATTCAGTCCCTGACCTTCCAGAAACTCGTGAAACTCCCAAACGACGAGGAGGGGAAGGCGTAG
- a CDS encoding phosphoribosylformylglycinamidine cyclo-ligase, with protein MVEIVGGAVVQDFGHVAQGDRISCTATVLASDWEKIKRYWDAREKVDVTDEAGNVWHNMRVTMKAYAYVPHFSKAYKLTLEFWRV; from the coding sequence ATGGTGGAAATCGTCGGCGGTGCGGTCGTGCAGGATTTCGGACACGTCGCTCAAGGCGACCGCATCTCCTGCACTGCCACAGTGCTGGCAAGTGACTGGGAGAAAATCAAGAGATACTGGGACGCTCGCGAGAAAGTGGACGTTACGGACGAGGCAGGAAATGTTTGGCACAACATGCGCGTGACGATGAAAGCATACGCTTATGTGCCGCACTTTTCTAAGGCGTATAAACTCACACTGGAATTTTGGAGGGTATGA
- a CDS encoding HK97 gp10 family phage protein, whose protein sequence is MSRDYISTRELLNSMGKGAMNVAKKALAEGAEAVKTEAKSRCPVYRGRDKRVVPGALRDSIHCVKRGGGISWRIVADATAQDGTAYGKLVEFSPKINKPFLYPALDAERDAIKKNIVEAVKAALRREGR, encoded by the coding sequence ATGAGCCGTGACTATATTTCAACACGCGAGCTTTTGAATAGTATGGGCAAGGGCGCTATGAATGTAGCGAAAAAGGCGCTGGCAGAAGGAGCAGAAGCCGTTAAGACGGAGGCGAAAAGCCGCTGTCCCGTCTATCGGGGACGAGACAAGCGTGTCGTGCCGGGTGCGCTCCGGGATTCCATCCACTGCGTCAAGCGCGGGGGCGGTATCTCGTGGCGCATCGTTGCGGATGCCACGGCACAGGACGGTACGGCTTACGGCAAGCTCGTCGAGTTCAGCCCGAAGATCAACAAGCCGTTTCTCTATCCCGCACTCGATGCCGAGCGGGACGCCATCAAGAAGAACATCGTCGAAGCCGTCAAGGCGGCACTGCGGAGGGAAGGAAGATGA
- a CDS encoding prevent-host-death protein, with protein sequence MVDWKMLQSELKVHAVDFVRKEAKEAAVLWVKEKGLPTAKEIASAYIAALKESAEKETGWCRFRDCVFLPGVVQGALWLAGNMLDRMTAVQNTTNRA encoded by the coding sequence CGAGCTGAAGGTTCATGCGGTGGACTTCGTGCGAAAAGAAGCGAAAGAGGCGGCAGTACTCTGGGTCAAGGAGAAGGGGCTTCCCACAGCGAAGGAAATCGCATCTGCCTACATCGCCGCTCTGAAGGAAAGCGCCGAGAAGGAAACGGGCTGGTGCCGCTTCCGAGACTGCGTGTTCCTGCCGGGCGTGGTGCAGGGGGCACTCTGGCTTGCGGGCAATATGCTCGACCGCATGACGGCGGTGCAAAATACCACGAATCGGGCATAA
- a CDS encoding phage head closure protein: protein MYVNIGELRHRITVLRPRNAPDEAGNLVEQSRERYCICWAKVLPFAAKISDGYAEQVKEVEYRVVVRYREDIRDTDFIQWENKTLAIKAPPYGMDGRKRWLVIECRELVEDEP from the coding sequence ATGTACGTCAACATTGGCGAACTGCGCCACCGCATCACGGTGCTGCGCCCGAGAAATGCGCCCGACGAGGCGGGCAATCTCGTCGAGCAGAGTCGCGAGAGATATTGTATCTGTTGGGCGAAGGTCTTGCCGTTTGCAGCAAAAATCTCGGACGGGTATGCCGAGCAGGTCAAGGAAGTCGAGTATCGCGTGGTCGTTCGCTATCGGGAAGACATTCGAGATACGGATTTCATCCAATGGGAAAACAAGACTTTGGCAATCAAAGCGCCGCCTTATGGCATGGACGGCAGGAAGCGTTGGCTCGTGATTGAGTGCAGGGAGTTGGTGGAAGATGAGCCGTGA
- a CDS encoding head maturation protease, ClpP-related — protein MKRKFWNWVRNEGERRTLLLDGEISDETWFGDEVTPAIFREELHAAEGDVVLWINSPGGDCFAAAQIYNMLMDYPGKVNVRIDGLAASAASVIAMAGSTVEISPVGMVMIHNPMTISIGDVQEMERAIALLAEVKESIINAYEIKTGMSRAKISRLMDAETWMNAKKAVELGFADAILYEDREYSAGDAADGVIFSRAAVTNSLLSKFGQGKQMNKVDAESLKRRLFSIAH, from the coding sequence GTGAAACGTAAATTTTGGAACTGGGTACGAAACGAGGGAGAAAGGCGGACGCTGCTTCTCGACGGTGAGATTTCTGACGAGACGTGGTTCGGCGATGAAGTCACGCCTGCAATATTTCGCGAGGAGCTTCATGCGGCAGAGGGAGATGTCGTTCTCTGGATTAACTCGCCCGGCGGAGACTGCTTTGCGGCGGCGCAAATCTACAACATGCTGATGGACTATCCGGGCAAGGTCAACGTCAGAATTGATGGCCTTGCGGCATCGGCGGCATCTGTCATCGCGATGGCAGGTTCGACCGTGGAAATATCTCCTGTAGGCATGGTAATGATCCACAATCCTATGACCATTTCCATCGGTGACGTGCAGGAGATGGAACGCGCCATCGCACTGCTTGCCGAGGTCAAGGAAAGCATCATCAATGCTTATGAAATCAAGACGGGGATGTCACGAGCGAAGATTTCGCGGCTCATGGATGCCGAGACGTGGATGAATGCAAAGAAGGCAGTGGAGCTGGGATTTGCCGATGCTATTCTCTATGAAGATCGGGAATATTCCGCAGGTGATGCGGCAGACGGGGTGATCTTCTCTCGCGCCGCCGTCACAAACTCGCTGCTCTCGAAATTCGGGCAGGGCAAGCAAATGAACAAAGTCGATGCGGAGTCGCTGAAAAGGCGGCTCTTTTCTATTGCACACTGA
- a CDS encoding GIY-YIG nuclease family protein, translating to MAHGKNINVFLMDNTPVGRIKCTLSNWTGTVYKIPRTALEKCTDRDDLKQSGVYFLFGTSDETEKPLAYIGQAGIRKNEKGILYRLFEHRKNDYWNEVVVFTTSNNSFGPTEISFLENKFYNLAIDAHRYELKNENEPTQGNITEEKESELEEFTEKACIIMGVLGHKIFEPLSTPISEGTLSHSAEETTDVLFRLSRRIRKLGQTIEANGKRTAEGFVVLQGSDVSPVEDETISAGISKRRRNARISNGILLEDMLFSSPSAAAKFLIGQSTNGLMAWKTESGTTLKEYEKMMLK from the coding sequence ATGGCACATGGGAAAAACATCAATGTATTTCTTATGGACAACACACCAGTCGGACGCATAAAATGCACCTTATCCAACTGGACTGGCACAGTCTATAAAATTCCAAGAACAGCTCTTGAAAAGTGTACCGATCGTGACGATCTAAAACAAAGCGGTGTATATTTTCTCTTTGGCACATCTGACGAAACCGAAAAACCCCTCGCCTATATAGGACAGGCTGGCATTCGGAAAAATGAAAAAGGCATCCTCTATCGATTGTTTGAGCACAGGAAAAATGATTATTGGAACGAGGTGGTTGTCTTCACTACCTCAAACAACTCTTTCGGTCCTACTGAAATAAGCTTTCTTGAAAATAAGTTTTACAATCTTGCAATAGATGCTCATCGATACGAACTAAAAAATGAAAATGAACCAACACAGGGAAATATAACCGAGGAAAAAGAAAGCGAACTGGAAGAGTTTACCGAAAAAGCCTGTATAATCATGGGCGTATTAGGGCACAAGATTTTCGAGCCACTCTCAACGCCAATATCAGAAGGGACGTTATCACACTCTGCAGAAGAAACAACGGATGTGCTTTTCCGTCTATCAAGAAGAATACGGAAACTCGGTCAAACCATCGAGGCTAACGGCAAGCGTACGGCAGAAGGATTTGTCGTCTTACAGGGAAGCGATGTCTCCCCCGTGGAGGATGAAACAATATCTGCTGGAATAAGCAAGCGCAGAAGAAACGCCCGTATATCCAATGGCATTCTCTTGGAAGATATGCTTTTCTCCAGTCCATCTGCCGCTGCAAAATTTCTTATAGGACAATCTACGAATGGTTTGATGGCTTGGAAAACAGAAAGTGGAACAACCCTCAAAGAATACGAAAAAATGATGCTGAAATGA